In the genome of Juglans microcarpa x Juglans regia isolate MS1-56 chromosome 6S, Jm3101_v1.0, whole genome shotgun sequence, the window CATCCCACTGTTGATGTGGAACATTTTAAATGACTGTCCTTTAATATGCCACATCAGCAGGATCCGTGACTCCGGAGattacaaattcacaaaaataaagatgCATGTAGCTCCACAGATTATGAGCCATGAACTATAGCTCCTCAATTGCAACAAACTAAATAAGTTTGCAATTCTAACATCAACATTCAGATAAGAGTGCCAGAGAAGACCAATAAGAGTTAAGTTAATGAAATCTACAACAAGGTATCCCCAAATCTTACAGTCCCTGTAAAGTAGAGGAAGAAGAACCAGCCATGGAGCTCACCTTTGTCAGGAGACCTTTAATTTCGCCTTCCAGTTTGGCTCTCGTCTCTGGAGAAAGATTATTTCCAGATTTCTCCAGCATTGATGTCATCGCCTGAAGATTTTGCCTTATAAAGTCAAGTGCAGGTGCCTCATCAGGATTAGGCATTGACCCGGAAGGCTTTCCATTCATCGGAGATGCTTCCATTGGTGTGAGGCCTACGGCTGTGAGTAAAGTCCTATCTGGTTCCAAAACTAGAGAGATATCTGATAAAGGATGATGAAGTCGGAAATTTACAAGGGCTGCACCAAAAGGGGCATTCTTCTCTAAACTCTGAAAAGCTTCAGTAGCATCAAAACTGTCCATAAAAACCACCTGGGCACTATCAGAATCTTTCAACAACTGTGTTTCCGATTCCTTTATGGGTCCAAACCTACAAAATGTTGAGACTAAATCTTCTTTTGAAGGCATTGGAACTCCTGTGGCAAATGTCAATAGAAGAGCAGTCCCTAGGGCGGTTTCATTAGTCTCCATTCTATCATGACTGATATTAATATCTGGCCTCCTAGGAGTCAATTTACTTCTATGATGCTCTGAGGTAGCCTCTCCTTTTCTCCGCCTCTTCTTTGGCTCAGATTTAATTTGAGACAAGAGACCGTTAGCCTCATGAAATTCCTTTCCCAATGAGCTGTGTTCAGCACTTAATCCATTCAAATCTGGAATGCCTATAATGGGTTTGTTCTCAGAAGCGGCTTtatcctttctctttctccctctcttacCGGGTTTACCTTCACCTGAGCCGAAGCAAATATCTTGTGGGTCTTTAACCAACATGCCAGGCTTAGCACCACTTCCAGTTAAACTCTGAGGGCCAGCAGCAAGTTTAGAGTTCAGACATACTGAAGTGGCTTCTTCCTTCACTTCCCTATTACTTTTCTGAGTGATACTATCAAGAGGATGTGCGCTCATTACCCCAAGATCTATGACCAATGAACCAGATTCAGCAATATTTCCATTCAGATTTTGTAAGCCTGGAGCAGttactttcttctttctctttttagGTTCAGGTTTACCCGGAGAAGCAGCAACACGACCTGTATCCAGTTGATCTTGAACTGACAATATGGATATGGCACTGTTCCCATTCAAATCTGGAATTTGAGTTCCTTGTTTATTTTGCAGACACTTCGGACTCACTCCTTCTTTGGGTTCTGTTTGCTTAAGTCTACCACTGGGCATGGGGTGGCCCATTCCCAAGCAATCTGTCAAGAACGAAGTATTAGTTGCGATGTTTATATTGACGTCTGATAGGCCTGAAAGTGACTTAGTCTTCAAGCGGCCTGAgtttgcttttccttttttctttcccatcTTTTCCTCCGGTTTAGCGTCTGTTGCCAGTTGACTAATCTCAATTGAACTTTTTCCTTGGTTTCCATTAGCATCCTGTACACCAGAGACATTGCCTCCCACCAAATTCGGAATGCTGGAACTACGCTCAGCCCCTAAATGCTGCGAAAATGcctgtttctttcttttctttagaacTGATTTAGCAGCAGGGGGAGGGTGCTTACTCTCCTGTGTATTCCCTGCCAAAAAGACGGGTTCGGCAGCTATGGTCTCATTCTGAGCAGCCATATTCTTGCAGTCCATATCATAAGCAGATTCGTCATGATACGCTGAAACTCTGAATCTGGAAAAGAACCACTCAATTGAATTGAAACTTTCACTCTCGCTTCGATATAGACAATCCACAGCTCTAAACTGGAGTTCAGAGAGCAATTCAGCTGAAGATGCATTTATTAAATCTGATTTACCGAGTTTATTGCTCCCCCTTACAAATTTCCTGTACCATTTCCTCCAGAAACTCTTGCTGCTACACTTAGCAACGGCAGGGGACCCAGTAAACTGACCTgaatcttttttataagtaagaattctttattaaaaagcgCAAAAGGCACAACCTCTTTATTAAAAAGCGCAAAAGGCACAACCCAAGTGCATAgcaagtatacaagagagaggCTTATCTAGAGAAAAGTAAACTGACCTGAATTGACGTTTGTATCCACTTCTTCGGGAACTTTTGGAGACTTAGAGTCTTCTGTTTCGGTTGGCAAGCCTTTCTGCTCCCAGTTTATATAAGGGAAAGATAAGTACCTGCTCTTCTTCCGTTCTCTCGACTCAAAAACCTTCTCCTCCTTTCTCTTTATGGATTTAGATGCCATGCCATTTGAGTTATAACGTTCTTTCCCTTTCTCTGATTCTTTCTGTGACTCAGTAAGCGGAGTGGTTTGCAAGTTCTCATCAGCTGAGCATGTAACGTTGTCTTCAGTCTTAACAACAAATTTGCTTTCAACCATTGACATGTCATCATAACCATTTTCAATATCACTTGTTTCCTGGAGTACCTGCATTGGCAACTGGGAGTGGCCCACGGAATGGTAGAATGCTGATAGACAATTTTGTGCGACAGAAAACTCAATCATGCCAGGCATAGAAACAACCACCGCTAGAGTTTTAAGTTGCAGAAGAAACTTAGCAGGTTCAAACTGAGTAGCCATAAATTCACCAAGTTCACCAGATTTACGATCAAGTCCACAAACACTTTTCTTGGATTGACCATCACCACTTGATTGCTGACCTTGTTTCAGAGCACAAGAACACGTCATCTCCATCTTCACACGCTTACCAAACTCATGCACAGCCTTCTCCACAGCTCCAACAAAAGTTCTTGACTTGTTTAGCCCCAACATATGGTCAAAGTGCTCATGGAAAGACTTCAATTGTGATGGGCTACACCAACCAACATGGCTGCTCTGAAAATATCCGACAAGTAAACATTCCCTCTGCTCACTCTTTGCAGAAAACCCCGGTACATCCGAAGGATCATAAATCTTTCCTGGCCACCATGTTTGACTTTTAGTTTTAACCCATACAACATCACCcacagaaaaattatattctagaTTATCATTTCCCTTCTCCTCCACATTGCCAGCTTCACTTGGCTTCTCCTTGGTGAACATTAATCCAAAACATTTTTCTTCATCAATGTTATCTTGACTAAGTCTGGAAGGAGGACCACAAATATCCACGAAAAGTGATATACCATCTCTGGAAACGTCTATCTTCCTTGTCAAATCAACTTCATCTAATCCCATCCTACTATcatctttcatttccttttcttccaCAATCTTCTCAGCTCCCTCATTGTTACTTCCATTACTAACCAAACCCACTAATCCCCGGTCCAATTTTGAGTCCTTGGAACCCTTTGGTGCGTCATCATCCCTATCCATCCCACCTTCTACCAGACAACCCTTCTCAATACCAACACCATTTATGCAACTCTCCTCAATACTGGCCACTGTTTCCACAACCGCAACCACGTTTTCATCTTCAATACCACCGTTGATTTCATCAACTTCAACCACTTGATCTAGCAGTCCCACATTATCCACCCCAACACCGTTATGTTTTACATCAACcacttttccattttcttcaacCGAAATCTCCGGAATGGATTCTGACCCAGCACATTTCTCACTCAGATCAGACATCCCAGCACACTCAGAAGCTTCTTCTAGGGTTTTATGACCTGGCTCTTTAGCTTCTAGGGTTTCTGGGGTTTTTGGGTTTTCCATATGTCAAAAAAGGTTCCAGAGAGTTCTTTCCTTTGCCGAATATATCAATCTCACAACAACTTCACtgatcaaaagaaaacaaacataaaaatgaaagcTTTGTTACTATATACACTGTATACCATTCATAGAAAGATCCCAATCGAGCAATACAcgaaaaaaaggggaaaaaaacaaaaggccaAAAAGAATACTTCAGTAATAGATGCAAAATTagccaagaaaataaaaaaataaaaatgaaaggaaaaaggtAGAAGTACCTGAAGAACAAAGGATTAACATTAGTGCTTGATCCAACCCGTCCAAGCTGAAGAACAAGTTTGATCCTTCAGAGATATTAGAACTCTTGAAGAGATCATTATAATGGGTACATAAGATTAAGAACACCGTTGTCGGTAGCGACGATCACGTCTTCATTGTGCTTGATATGGCCacggagagagagtgagttgagtcagagagagaaagggaaggagATAAGAGAGAATTAGGGTAATGTTAGATGGATGACACATGGcagggtaaagtggtaaaaacataaaaactaacATGCGTTACTCTGTTTGAGTGTAGAACTAGCATTTTATATGTCACATTAAAGatgtttaaacatgtttaatatCTATTTCAacttgttttatatataatgtttatgTTAGAGAATATAGCGGAATACATCAAGTACAGCGTATTGAATTGTTCTATAAGTTTATCCAGCTTGAATAAATAATCCAGTAAGTCTCAAACGTCTCTtcttaataatgaaataattaagtAGAATAAAGTAGAGTAATACTcaacaaattcacaatctaaatactttcacaaaagagaaaaaaaaaatagagattctatactttttgaaattttttgagaaCCATTTAAGGAGGCTATATATAGTCTTTCTTGTATATCTCATACAACTGGCCTTAAAAGTCAACCTTAAGTCATACAATAAAGTGGCAAACGGTCACTTTAATTCTTAAGCATGTAACACATAACCATTAAGTCATTTGTTACATGCTAGCACAAGAGGGGTTTGCCCATGTGGGCGCCCCTCTATCTTACTGTTTAAATATTCTATGCTCTTGATGCACACACCAACatgtattatatttaattatactTTACTTAAAGAGAGAAGAATTTAGAATCTCACATTTTAGtaaagagtaatactaaatatagtCCTAATGTTTGCAAGGTCcgcatatttcttttaaaaatattggttCTGGATTCCaaatttgttcatttttttaaagagaatgcacaaaatttacAATTCTATAGCTGTATAAATAACTTTCcttgaataaaaatttgaacaagatatttctttttattcactttttattaagaaataaattaaaacacacTCACActtaatcatttctaataataaataaatacatagatctaaattttaaaaaataggatGACCATGCACCTTCGAAGGGGTGGTCCAACTagggttgtaaaaataaattggaaaaCCGACCTGAACCCATCGGGACCAGTTCGGTTCAGTTCGGTTCAATTTTGAATCGGATTGGTTCAGGACCCGTTCCACCATTTTAAAAATCGGTCATAATTGGTTTGGTCTCGATTTTATGTTTTCTAAGACCAAATCGAATTGgttctcatattatatatttttaattaatttttaatattatatataatattttttatattatatataattccttaaaattataattatatataaaaataatgttatattataatttataacataaaattttaatcttaaatatgaacatttatttgatcatattttatgagttaataaattctcaacatattccttttgataaatatattagtaatactaatatatattaatatattaattactatattatcactaacatatagtaatagtacta includes:
- the LOC121236515 gene encoding serine/threonine-protein kinase ATM isoform X1 yields the protein MENPKTPETLEAKEPGHKTLEEASECAGMSDLSEKCAGSESIPEISVEENGKVVDVKHNGVGVDNVGLLDQVVEVDEINGGIEDENVVAVVETVASIEESCINGVGIEKGCLVEGGMDRDDDAPKGSKDSKLDRGLVGLVSNGSNNEGAEKIVEEKEMKDDSRMGLDEVDLTRKIDVSRDGISLFVDICGPPSRLSQDNIDEEKCFGLMFTKEKPSEAGNVEEKGNDNLEYNFSVGDVVWVKTKSQTWWPGKIYDPSDVPGFSAKSEQRECLLVGYFQSSHVGWCSPSQLKSFHEHFDHMLGLNKSRTFVGAVEKAVHEFGKRVKMEMTCSCALKQGQQSSGDGQSKKSVCGLDRKSGELGEFMATQFEPAKFLLQLKTLAVVVSMPGMIEFSVAQNCLSAFYHSVGHSQLPMQVLQETSDIENGYDDMSMVESKFVVKTEDNVTCSADENLQTTPLTESQKESEKGKERYNSNGMASKSIKRKEEKVFESRERKKSRYLSFPYINWEQKGLPTETEDSKSPKVPEEVDTNVNSDSGQFTGSPAVAKCSSKSFWRKWYRKFVRGSNKLGKSDLINASSAELLSELQFRAVDCLYRSESESFNSIEWFFSRFRVSAYHDESAYDMDCKNMAAQNETIAAEPVFLAGNTQESKHPPPAAKSVLKKRKKQAFSQHLGAERSSSIPNLVGGNVSGVQDANGNQGKSSIEISQLATDAKPEEKMGKKKGKANSGRLKTKSLSGLSDVNINIATNTSFLTDCLGMGHPMPSGRLKQTEPKEGVSPKCLQNKQGTQIPDLNGNSAISILSVQDQLDTGRVAASPGKPEPKKRKKKVTAPGLQNLNGNIAESGSLVIDLGVMSAHPLDSITQKSNREVKEEATSVCLNSKLAAGPQSLTGSGAKPGMLVKDPQDICFGSGEGKPGKRGRKRKDKAASENKPIIGIPDLNGLSAEHSSLGKEFHEANGLLSQIKSEPKKRRRKGEATSEHHRSKLTPRRPDINISHDRMETNETALGTALLLTFATGVPMPSKEDLVSTFCRFGPIKESETQLLKDSDSAQVVFMDSFDATEAFQSLEKNAPFGAALVNFRLHHPLSDISLVLEPDRTLLTAVGLTPMEASPMNGKPSGSMPNPDEAPALDFIRQNLQAMTSMLEKSGNNLSPETRAKLEGEIKGLLTKVSSMAGSSSSTLQGL
- the LOC121236515 gene encoding serine/threonine-protein kinase ATM isoform X2, with the protein product MENPKTPETLEAKEPGHKTLEEASECAGMSDLSEKCAGSESIPEISVEENGKVVDVKHNGVGVDNVGLLDQVVEVDEINGGIEDENVVAVVETVASIEESCINGVGIEKGCLVEGGMDRDDDAPKGSKDSKLDRGLVGLVSNGSNNEGAEKIVEEKEMKDDSRMGLDEVDLTRKIDVSRDGISLFVDICGPPSRLSQDNIDEEKCFGLMFTKEKPSEAGNVEEKGNDNLEYNFSVGDVVWVKTKSQTWWPGKIYDPSDVPGFSAKSEQRECLLVGYFQSSHVGWCSPSQLKSFHEHFDHMLGLNKSRTFVGAVEKAVHEFGKRVKMEMTCSCALKQGQQSSGDGQSKKSVCGLDRKSGELGEFMATQFEPAKFLLQLKTLAVVVSMPGMIEFSVAQNCLSAFYHSVGHSQLPMQVLQETSDIENGYDDMSMVESKFVVKTEDNVTCSADENLQTTPLTESQKESEKGKERYNSNGMASKSIKRKEEKVFESRERKKSRYLSFPYINWEQKGLPTETEDSKSPKVPEEVDTNVNSGQFTGSPAVAKCSSKSFWRKWYRKFVRGSNKLGKSDLINASSAELLSELQFRAVDCLYRSESESFNSIEWFFSRFRVSAYHDESAYDMDCKNMAAQNETIAAEPVFLAGNTQESKHPPPAAKSVLKKRKKQAFSQHLGAERSSSIPNLVGGNVSGVQDANGNQGKSSIEISQLATDAKPEEKMGKKKGKANSGRLKTKSLSGLSDVNINIATNTSFLTDCLGMGHPMPSGRLKQTEPKEGVSPKCLQNKQGTQIPDLNGNSAISILSVQDQLDTGRVAASPGKPEPKKRKKKVTAPGLQNLNGNIAESGSLVIDLGVMSAHPLDSITQKSNREVKEEATSVCLNSKLAAGPQSLTGSGAKPGMLVKDPQDICFGSGEGKPGKRGRKRKDKAASENKPIIGIPDLNGLSAEHSSLGKEFHEANGLLSQIKSEPKKRRRKGEATSEHHRSKLTPRRPDINISHDRMETNETALGTALLLTFATGVPMPSKEDLVSTFCRFGPIKESETQLLKDSDSAQVVFMDSFDATEAFQSLEKNAPFGAALVNFRLHHPLSDISLVLEPDRTLLTAVGLTPMEASPMNGKPSGSMPNPDEAPALDFIRQNLQAMTSMLEKSGNNLSPETRAKLEGEIKGLLTKVSSMAGSSSSTLQGL